ACGATCTCGAGGAGCTGAAAGGCTGTGTGGATCTTGGTTTCGGGTTCAACTACGAGGAGATTCCTGAGCTTTGTAATACTTTACCAGCTCTTGAGCTTTGTTACTCGATGAGTCAGAAGTTCATGGATCAAGATCATCACCATACTTCTTCGCCTGAGAAGATTGAATCACCCGTTAGCTCGCTAGCTAGCTGGAAGATCTCTAGTCCTGGTAAGCTCCAGCTTTCAAAATGTTAAACCTCTTCTTGTTCTTTTTCATATTTTCTGATTAAATGAAATGTGTGAAAACAGGCGACAATCCTGATGATGTCAAAGCGAGGTTGAGATTCTGGGCACAAGCTGTGGCATGCACCGTGAGACTATGCACTTGAGAAGAAGAAGAAGATGTACAACAAACAAAACTTGCAGGAGTGATGTCTCTTTACAAGCTGTTCTGTTTAAGCTTTTGAGACTGACCTGGCTTGAACCACCCACTTGTTGTATGTACAAACAGATGCATAAAAAGATTTTGCTAGAGAAATTTCTTGCAATGCATTCTTATAAGAGCAAAATAAATAAAATTTTATTCTTTTGATGAAGATTGGTACAAAGAACATGGTTCACACAAGCATACATCTAAAGAGAATCAGTATATAAAAGTGTCTCTCATTCTCAATCTCGGACATGTTCCATGCTTCTCCTCTCCTGTCCTGCACCAAACCGGTCCCCATCATAAGTCTATAGAGAAACTATTGCTGTGTTCTTTGTTCTTAATTAAAAATGTACAACTTTCACAAGATTAGGATGCTTCTTTGTTTCTACACAAGAGTTCGGAGTTATAACAACCTAACTGTTCCTAAGAGTTTGGAAAAAGTTGCATCCCAAGTTTCTAACTACAGATATATGTTCACATTCAACCTATGAATTAGCTTCGTGTCTTACTCCATAGAAGGAAAGTGAAATTATCTAGCACAACAACTCACCTTGAATTTTTTTTTATGTTCAAGTAGATGACAATAGCTTCTCTATGTCCTTCTGTGAAAAGAAGTAGGACAAATCTAAAAGGTCAGACAGATCCTTTAGTGGTTAAAGAAACGAATATCAATGTGTGTGGATGGGGGAAACTTGGACTAACCTCGATTTCAAGAGGTGATGTTGTAGGAGCATACCGATCCACAACGTTCCCTTGTTTGTCTACCAGAAACTTTGCAAAGTTCCACTTGATAGAATCCCCAAACAATCCGCCTTTCTGTTCTTTTAAGAACTTGTATAGAGGTGAAGCGTTCTCTCCATTCACTTCAATCTTAACATCAGAAAAAAAAAAACAAGTATCAAAATACGCAGAAACATCACCGTGGTGTGGATAGGAACTGAGAAACAAGTTCAAGAGTTCAAGAGAACCTTGTCAAAGATGGGAAACTCTCCTTTGAACATTGTGCAAATGTTTTCCTTAATCTCCTTGTTGCTACCTGGCTCTTGACCTCCAAATTGGTTGCAGGGAAACGCTAAGATCTCAAGCCCTGCATTTGACACGATGATTCCCTCAATACTTATACATGTTCCATTAATTACAAGCCTAAGAAAGCCAGAGACATACCCTTAGTTTTGTACTTGGCATACAAAATGTTCAACTCTTTGTAGTTTCCTTGTGTCAAACCACTGCCCAATAAAAGATTAAAAAACACATTACACACAAAACTTATATTGTTCACTGCATCATAATCACTGAAACATTGTAGAGTTAGCACCACTGATGGGATCTTATACTTAAAAGCTTACCACTTAGAGGCTACGTTGACAATAAGAAGCACCTTTCCAGTGAACTTGCTTAAACTCACATTATTCCCTTCAATGTCCTGCAAATTTTCAATTAGAGACATGAATAACTTTGTAGAGCTCGTTAACTATAAAGATTAACATAAACCAGATAGATTCTTGAAACATTCACTTTAAACACACACATAAAAATAGCCAATCTTCTCATCTAACAGTCAACATTTGCAATAGTAACCATTAGTAATCAAGAACATTCGTCTAGTTCTACGAAGTTAACATCATATTCCCTGTGATCTACCCTTAAAGATCAAGTCTTTGTACTGAATAGCAATGAAGACAACATAATAAGAAAAAACGAAAGCAATGTCCGATCATAGAGTTGTTAATCATGTCATAAAGTGTACCCAGAAGAACGGAATCAATTAGAAATAACAACTAGCTAATGAATTTCGTAGTTTAAAGCTGATTATTACACCTTAACGGAGATGTGGTAGATGGAGCTGTATGATGATTGTTCGACAATAGCTGGAGAAGGCAGGGACATGTACAGGTAGAAGACAAAGGCTAGAGGCAATAATAGAATCAAGACACAAGTTCTTGATCTAGGCATCGAGACAGATTCTGTTAAATCTTCTTCTCTACGGTGAAAGAGGACGAGGACGAACAAACAAAAATGTTCCAAGTTTCTAACACAACACAACTCAAGAAGCTTGTTGACTTAGACAATGGACAACTGTTTCCCAGATTTAAAAGTTAAAAACTTTAATGGGCTTTTACATGGGTTTTGATCACAATGCCTTAGAACCACTGCACATTCATCACAACAAGAATGCAGATAATACAATGCCACATTCCCAACACTTTCGTAGTTTCAGTGTGTTAACTTAACTTAATACTTAATACCACTACACATTCATCACAACGAGAATTAAAACACATTTTGTGACAAGTTTATACTGGTTACTATTGTATTATAATCAACTCAAGATTGTAGAATTAGCCTCACTGATAGCCTGATACTGTAATGCTACATAGTAAAAAGGTGGCTACTTCAAACTTTAGTGAGAAGCAGAAGCAACTTTCTCGCAATTTTCTGATTCAGAATCATCTTCGGAGAAGCTTGGGGGTTTAGGAATGAGTCCTAGCGTCTTGAACATGAGCTGGTCGGCGTCAAAGTCATTGTTTGGTGTTGTTAACAGCTTCTCCCCAGTGAAGATAGAGTTTGCACCAGCAAGGAAACACAAGGCTTGCTCTGGCATGGTGAACCGGACTCTGCCAGCAGATAACCTCACCATGGCTTTCGGCATCACGATTCTTGCTGTTCCAATCATCCTGATCATCTCCCATATCTCAACCGGCTGCCAAAAAAAAAACACACACAAGATTTTTCTCAAAGCTCTTTTACCACTAAGCAGCGCCTGTGACTTGTTGCATTATGAAGATACCTTCTGGTCTTCAAGCGGAGTGCCTTTCACTGCGAGCAGAGCATTAATAGGAACACTCTCAGGGTGAGACGGAAGTGTTGCCAGTGTGTGTAATAATCCTACTCTGTCCTCCTCTGCCTCTCCAAGCCCTATTATTCCTCCTGTTAAGTCGGTTATAAGAAAAACACTTGAGAACACGTTTGCTCTTCTTAATCAATGGATAATAGAAAATTATGAGACTAATGACTAAAATGAAGACAGGTGTCTGTCCTCTATCCGGCTAAAATAGAGGCATACAAGAATGAAAAACCTTAGATTTTAGTTGTTTGAAGTTACCTGAACAGACATTGATTCCAGCTTCACGAACATGCTCAAGAGTCTCAAGCCGGTCGTCATAACTTCTAGTAGTGATGACGTTGGGGTAGTACTCTCTTGAAGTATCAAGATTGTGGTTATAAGCAGTGAGGCCGGCCTTCTTTAGCTCTAACGCTTGCTGCTTCTCAATCATGCCCAATGTGCAGCAAACCTCCATCCCCATGCCCCTGTTGTAAAGCGAGAGAACATATTCAGCATCATGTTCATTCTTCTCACAGTTAAACCAAGTTCACTTTAAAAGGATCAC
The DNA window shown above is from Brassica oleracea var. oleracea cultivar TO1000 chromosome C3, BOL, whole genome shotgun sequence and carries:
- the LOC106328311 gene encoding probable glutathione peroxidase 3, mitochondrial, which produces MPRSRTCVLILLLPLAFVFYLYMSLPSPAIVEQSSYSSIYHISVKDIEGNNVSLSKFTGKVLLIVNVASKCGLTQGNYKELNILYAKYKTKGLEILAFPCNQFGGQEPGSNKEIKENICTMFKGEFPIFDKIEVNGENASPLYKFLKEQKGGLFGDSIKWNFAKFLVDKQGNVVDRYAPTTSPLEIEKDIEKLLSST
- the LOC106328314 gene encoding uncharacterized protein LOC106328314, which gives rise to MCDSHFLSRCSSYEADFDSDSDISTTSSCSSYSESEEEINNDLGYELSTKKLENKKKKSNVLLEGYVVDAVVNDDLKRTKSLTDDDLEELKGCVDLGFGFNYEEIPELCNTLPALELCYSMSQKFMDQDHHHTSSPEKIESPVSSLASWKISSPGDNPDDVKARLRFWAQAVACTVRLCT
- the LOC106331508 gene encoding biotin synthase-like, encoding MMLARFAFRSQLRASVSSRQSASCCSSYSSSSAASAEAERTIREGPRNDWSRDEIKAVYDSSVLELLFHGARVHRHVHNFREVQQCTLLSIKTGGCSEDCSYCPQSSRYSTGVKAQKLMSKDAVIEAAKKAKEAGSTRFCMGAAWRDTIGRKTNFNQILDYIKEIRGMGMEVCCTLGMIEKQQALELKKAGLTAYNHNLDTSREYYPNVITTRSYDDRLETLEHVREAGINVCSGGIIGLGEAEEDRVGLLHTLATLPSHPESVPINALLAVKGTPLEDQKPVEIWEMIRMIGTARIVMPKAMVRLSAGRVRFTMPEQALCFLAGANSIFTGEKLLTTPNNDFDADQLMFKTLGLIPKPPSFSEDDSESENCEKVASASH